The genomic window CGGACCGCTGCTGGCCGTCGCTTCGCAGCCCGGCGAAGGCAAACCGGTCGCGGTCCGGGTCATGAACTTCCTGCCGGAACAGGCGGCGGGAACGCTGCAGCTCCGGGTGGACGGAATTCCGGCACCGCTGTCGGAACCGCTCGCGTTTACGCTCTCCCCGGGGGAGGAGAAATGCTTCGAGCTGGAGCCGGACCGCGGTTTCGACGCCGCCCTGCTGCGCGACAAACGCGGCGAACGCCTGCCGTGGTACGTCTGGATCACCTACGACGGCGACGCCCGCGCCTTCGCCCGTGTCCACGCCAATCCGGAAGGGCTGAGCGCTCCGTAACCGGAAAAATTCGCATTTTTTTCCATTTCGCGCTTGCATCCGGTATGGTCTTTTCGTAAAATAACCATAGTAAAGCCATTCACCTGTCAACAGAAGAGAGGTTTTTCCATGGATCTGATCAGAACCCCCGCCGTGGTGATCGAGCGGCCGTTTGAAGCGGCGTTCCGTCCCGTCGCTCTGACCCCGAAACGTGCCGACACAGTGGTCGCCCAAACGCTGTGGAGCGCGATTTCGACCGGCACGGACATGAAGACCTACCGCGGGGAACAGCACCCCGAACAGTGCTACTACCCGCTCGTGCCGGGCTACGAAAACATGGGCGTGATCCTCGAAGAAGGATCGTATGCGCCGGACCTGAAGGCCGGCGACCGGGTCATGATCAACGAATGCCGCAAATACGGCGACGTCTGCGCAGCCTGGGGCGGAGGAACCCGCCTCGTTCACAAGGATTCGGACAACGCCGGAGGAGCCGGCGACCCGATGTGCAAGGTTCCGGACAACGTTTCGGATACGGACGCCGTCCTGGCCTATCTCGCCTGCGTGCCGCTCAAGGGACTCGAGAAATTCGACCTGCGCCCGACCGACACGGTCGTCGTGGTCGGGGCGGGCATGGTCGGCATATCGGCCATGCAGCTGCTGAAGATCAAATGTCCCGGAATCCGGGTCATCGCGATCGAGAAGAACGGTTTCCGCCGCGAGATCGCGCAGCACTACGCCGACGTGGTCCTGCCGCACGACGACACGACCGAGCGGAAGCTGCTCGACCTGACCGGCGGAAAAAAAGCCGACAAGATCATGGAGTGCAGCGGCAACCCGGCGGTGCCGGGCATCCTGCACCGCTACCTCAAGGACGGCGGCTGGGGCGACGACGACGAGCCCGGACACATCCACCTGCAGG from Victivallis lenta includes these protein-coding regions:
- a CDS encoding zinc-binding dehydrogenase, whose protein sequence is MDLIRTPAVVIERPFEAAFRPVALTPKRADTVVAQTLWSAISTGTDMKTYRGEQHPEQCYYPLVPGYENMGVILEEGSYAPDLKAGDRVMINECRKYGDVCAAWGGGTRLVHKDSDNAGGAGDPMCKVPDNVSDTDAVLAYLACVPLKGLEKFDLRPTDTVVVVGAGMVGISAMQLLKIKCPGIRVIAIEKNGFRREIAQHYADVVLPHDDTTERKLLDLTGGKKADKIMECSGNPAVPGILHRYLKDGGWGDDDEPGHIHLQGDYPEKLLFDHYHRWFTKNCTITMSCAIKARGKAEILKYMAEGKFDTSHLPCEIWPVQKVKEAFEYQNRKGYNVFKILLDWREVK